One Triticum dicoccoides isolate Atlit2015 ecotype Zavitan chromosome 5B, WEW_v2.0, whole genome shotgun sequence genomic window carries:
- the LOC119307345 gene encoding 30S ribosomal protein S17-like, with the protein MKPVVGIVVSNKMQKSVVVAVDRLFHNKVYNRYVKRTSKFMAHDEAEGCNIGDRVRLDPSRPLSKNKHWIVAEVLRRAKMYVPPPPAPKASGATTQQSSSKSSV; encoded by the exons ATGAAGCCAGTGGTGGGTATCGTGGTGTCGAACAAGAtgcagaagtcggtggtggtggcggtcgacCGCCTCTTCCACAACAAGGTGTACAACCGCTACGTCAAGCGCACCTCTAAGTTCATGGCGCACGACGAGGCCGAAGGCTGCAACATCGGCGACAGG GTTAGGCTGGATCCTTCTAGGCCATTGAGCAAAAACAAGCATTGGATTGTTGCCGAGGTTCTTCGAAGAGCTAAGATGTATGTTCCGCCGCCACCTGCACCAAAAGCTTCTGGTGCTACAACTCAACAAAGTAGCAGCAAGTCATCTGTTTAA